In Streptomyces ambofaciens ATCC 23877, a single genomic region encodes these proteins:
- a CDS encoding ABC transporter ATP-binding protein: MTSDPTTPTSTSASTPTSTSASTPASTSTGQLPVAGRADVRRAAAGLVGADRRAFALVLGLNALAALAGLAGPWLLGRIVDEVRAGSGVGAVDRMAFAILLCSLAQLLLARWARYVGHRFGERTLARVRERFVDRALALPASVVERAGTGDLTTRGTADVTAVGTTLRDAGPELLINSVQALSLAGAVFVLDPLLGVVGVLGLTPVWCALRWYLRRARAAYLAEGAATSEVAESLAATVAGARTVEAFRLADRRVRSNREALEVSRRTRFHTLYLRSVFFPAVEVSYVVPVACVLLLGGVLHTHGSVSLGAVVAGAVYLQQLAGPLDEVLMRIEQLQAGGASFARVEGLARAPRAATGDSPVPADDRIDVSGVRYAYDRGGEVLRGVDLTVRPGERLAVVGPSGAGKTTLSRLLAGVDAPTEGSVTVGGVPVVGLGPERLRRQVVLVTQEHHVFLGTVRDNLLIAEPAAPDERLWAALATVGAEEWVRELPDGLDTEMGTGGRRTDGSQAQQLALARVVLADPHTLILDEATALLDPTTARHTERALAAVLEGRTVIAVAHRLHTAHDADRVAVMEDGLLTELGTHDELVAAGGAYAALWGSWHGEPSAPREGQPPEPAKGPPPAPAKDLPPAPVESLPPAPAEGRPCGPEAG, encoded by the coding sequence ATGACGTCCGATCCCACCACGCCCACCTCCACTTCCGCGTCCACACCCACATCCACATCCGCGTCCACCCCCGCGTCCACGTCCACGGGACAGCTCCCCGTCGCCGGGCGCGCCGACGTCCGCCGGGCGGCGGCCGGGCTGGTCGGCGCCGACCGCCGGGCCTTCGCGCTCGTCCTCGGTCTGAACGCGCTGGCCGCCCTGGCCGGGCTCGCGGGCCCGTGGCTGCTGGGCCGGATCGTCGACGAGGTGCGCGCGGGGAGCGGGGTCGGCGCCGTGGACCGGATGGCGTTCGCCATCCTGCTGTGCTCGCTGGCGCAGTTGCTGCTGGCCCGCTGGGCGCGGTACGTGGGGCACCGGTTCGGGGAACGGACGCTCGCCCGGGTGCGGGAGCGGTTCGTGGACCGGGCGCTGGCCCTCCCGGCGTCCGTGGTGGAGCGGGCGGGGACCGGGGACCTGACGACGCGCGGCACCGCCGACGTGACCGCCGTCGGCACGACGCTGCGGGACGCCGGACCGGAGCTGTTGATCAACTCCGTACAGGCGCTGTCCCTCGCCGGTGCGGTGTTCGTGCTCGACCCGCTGCTCGGCGTGGTGGGCGTGCTGGGCCTGACGCCGGTGTGGTGCGCGCTGCGCTGGTACCTGCGCCGGGCGCGGGCCGCCTACCTGGCCGAGGGCGCGGCCACCTCGGAGGTCGCCGAGAGCCTCGCCGCCACGGTGGCCGGGGCGCGCACGGTGGAGGCGTTCCGGCTGGCCGACCGGCGCGTGCGGAGCAACCGGGAGGCGCTGGAGGTCTCCCGGCGCACCCGCTTCCACACGCTCTACCTGCGCAGCGTGTTCTTCCCGGCCGTGGAGGTCTCCTACGTCGTCCCGGTGGCGTGCGTGCTGCTGCTCGGCGGGGTCCTGCACACGCACGGGTCGGTGAGCCTCGGGGCGGTGGTGGCGGGTGCCGTGTACCTCCAGCAGCTGGCCGGGCCGCTCGACGAGGTGCTGATGCGGATCGAGCAGCTCCAGGCGGGCGGTGCCTCCTTCGCCCGGGTGGAAGGGCTGGCGCGCGCCCCGCGGGCGGCGACGGGCGACTCGCCGGTCCCGGCGGACGACCGGATCGACGTGTCCGGCGTGCGGTACGCCTACGACCGGGGCGGCGAGGTGCTGCGCGGGGTGGACCTGACCGTGCGGCCGGGCGAGCGGCTGGCGGTCGTCGGCCCGTCCGGGGCCGGCAAGACCACGCTGAGCCGGCTGCTGGCGGGCGTCGACGCGCCGACCGAGGGCTCGGTGACGGTGGGCGGGGTGCCCGTGGTGGGCCTCGGGCCGGAGCGGTTGCGCCGGCAGGTCGTGCTGGTCACCCAGGAGCACCACGTGTTCCTCGGCACGGTCCGCGACAATCTCCTCATCGCCGAGCCGGCGGCCCCGGACGAGCGGTTGTGGGCCGCGCTCGCCACGGTGGGCGCCGAGGAGTGGGTGCGTGAGCTGCCCGACGGCCTCGACACCGAGATGGGTACGGGCGGCCGGCGGACGGACGGCTCGCAGGCCCAGCAGCTCGCGCTGGCCCGCGTGGTGCTGGCCGACCCGCACACGCTGATCCTCGACGAGGCCACCGCCCTGCTGGACCCGACGACCGCCCGGCACACCGAGCGGGCGCTGGCCGCCGTGCTGGAGGGCCGTACGGTCATCGCCGTCGCGCACCGCCTGCACACCGCGCACGACGCCGACCGGGTGGCCGTGATGGAGGACGGTCTGCTGACCGAACTGGGCACGCACGACGAACTGGTGGCGGCCGGCGGGGCGTACGCGGCGCTGTGGGGGTCCTGGCACGGGGAGCCGTCTGCCCCCCGGGAGGGTCAGCCTCCCGAGCCCGCGAAGGGCCCGCCTCCCGCGCCCGCGAAGGACCTGCCTCCCGCGCCCGTGGAGAGCCTGCCTCCCGCGCCCGCGGAGGGCCGGCCGTGCGGGCCCGAGGCCGGCTGA
- a CDS encoding ABC transporter transmembrane domain-containing protein, which translates to MIDAYEDPGTPDRRGGWRYLGWLVRRQWPRCLAGAGFASVWMVLLAATPYLMARAVDHGLVPGDLGALALWTGALVAVGAFNAWLGIMRHRTMTRVRMDANFRTVKVVVGHSTRLGAALRRQVGAGEVVTIGVGDVQTISTSLTAVGPGVGAVVAYAAVGTLMLSVSTRLALVVLLGVPVLGLLLGPLMGRLQGREAEYRERQSVLTARIGDLAGGLRVLNGLGGKGLVADAFRRDSGRLREQGYRVGAVTSWIQALGVGLPMLFLALVTWLGARLAAQGRISVGELVSVYGYVVALGWPVAFLIEMAHQLSRGVVAARRVVAFLRLEPDPDTGTRDAPAEPSALYDPASGVRVLPGRLTALAGARPADAAEVVDRLGRYAPSEAMWGDVPLADVPLAQVRSRILVADAEADLFAGVLREVIGEEVPDVRDADGTGARLRRGGAAGHEASADVRRRAGAPSKGDLARALHAAAADDVVQSLPEGLDSSVAAQGRSLSGGQRQRVRLARALFADPEVLLAVEPTSALDAHTEATVADRLRGAREGRTTVVAGTSPLLLDRADVVHHLVDGKVVATGTHRELLDAEPGYRALVARDDEGDG; encoded by the coding sequence GTGATCGACGCGTACGAGGACCCCGGCACGCCGGACCGCCGGGGCGGCTGGCGGTACCTGGGGTGGCTGGTCCGGCGGCAGTGGCCGCGCTGCCTGGCGGGGGCCGGGTTCGCCAGTGTCTGGATGGTGCTGCTGGCGGCGACGCCGTACCTGATGGCGCGGGCGGTCGACCACGGCCTGGTCCCCGGTGACCTGGGCGCGCTGGCGCTGTGGACGGGCGCGCTGGTCGCCGTGGGGGCGTTCAACGCGTGGCTGGGCATCATGCGGCACCGGACGATGACCCGGGTGCGGATGGACGCCAACTTCCGGACGGTCAAGGTGGTCGTCGGGCACTCCACACGGCTCGGTGCGGCGCTGCGCCGGCAGGTCGGGGCCGGGGAGGTCGTCACCATCGGGGTGGGTGACGTGCAGACGATCAGCACCTCCCTGACGGCGGTGGGGCCGGGTGTCGGAGCGGTCGTCGCCTACGCGGCCGTCGGGACGCTGATGCTGTCGGTGTCGACCCGGCTCGCCCTGGTGGTGCTGCTCGGGGTGCCGGTCCTCGGTCTGCTGCTGGGTCCGCTCATGGGGCGGTTGCAGGGCAGGGAGGCCGAGTACCGGGAGCGGCAGTCCGTGCTGACCGCGCGGATCGGCGACCTGGCGGGCGGGCTGCGGGTGCTGAACGGGCTGGGCGGCAAGGGTCTGGTCGCGGACGCGTTCCGCCGGGACTCGGGGCGGCTGCGCGAGCAGGGCTACCGGGTGGGGGCGGTGACCAGCTGGATCCAGGCCCTCGGCGTGGGCCTGCCGATGCTGTTCCTGGCGCTGGTGACCTGGCTGGGCGCCCGGCTGGCCGCGCAGGGGCGGATCAGCGTGGGCGAACTGGTGTCGGTGTACGGCTACGTGGTGGCGCTGGGCTGGCCGGTGGCGTTCCTCATCGAGATGGCCCACCAGCTCAGCCGGGGTGTGGTGGCGGCCCGCCGGGTCGTCGCGTTCCTGCGGCTGGAACCCGATCCGGACACCGGCACCCGGGACGCCCCGGCCGAGCCCTCGGCGCTGTACGACCCGGCCTCCGGGGTGCGGGTCCTCCCCGGCCGCCTGACCGCGCTGGCCGGAGCCCGTCCCGCGGACGCCGCCGAGGTCGTCGACCGCCTGGGCCGGTACGCGCCCTCCGAAGCCATGTGGGGCGACGTCCCGTTGGCCGACGTACCGCTCGCACAGGTCCGGTCCCGCATCCTGGTCGCCGACGCGGAGGCCGACCTCTTCGCGGGCGTCCTGCGCGAGGTGATCGGCGAGGAGGTGCCGGACGTGAGGGACGCGGACGGTACCGGTGCGCGGCTCCGCCGCGGGGGCGCGGCCGGCCACGAGGCGTCCGCGGACGTCCGCCGGCGTGCCGGGGCACCCTCGAAGGGCGACCTGGCCCGGGCCCTGCACGCGGCCGCCGCCGACGACGTGGTCCAGTCCCTCCCCGAGGGGCTGGACAGCTCCGTCGCGGCCCAGGGGCGCAGTCTCTCCGGTGGCCAGCGCCAGCGCGTCCGACTGGCCCGGGCCCTGTTCGCCGATCCCGAGGTGCTGCTCGCCGTCGAGCCGACCTCCGCGCTGGACGCCCACACCGAGGCCACGGTGGCGGACCGGCTGCGGGGCGCCCGTGAGGGCCGTACGACCGTGGTGGCCGGCACCTCTCCCCTGCTGCTCGACCGGGCGGACGTCGTGCACCACCTGGTCGACGGCAAGGTCGTCGCCACCGGCACCCACCGCGAACTGCTCGACGCCGAACCGGGGTACCGGGCGCTGGTCGCCAGGGACGACGAGGGGGACGGATGA
- a CDS encoding ABC transporter ATP-binding protein, whose translation MTAPTATAPDRGRPRDEDPAAEAETRAADDLFDRDVLPSPPGATAALLRSLLAPRKARVALTTFLLLLQQAAVQAGPLLVAYAIDRAVPALRADDHGPLIAVGTGYLLCSLAAGGLQYAFVAAAARVSQDVLLDLRGRIFRHAQALSVDFHERYTSGRLISRSTTDVESLRELLDEGLQELVTVVLSFVYIAALLLWLDPGLGGVAVASFVPLYALVRLYQRRAGRVYRQRSTAIAAVIVKFVETMNGIRPVRAFRREAANDADFAALNRRHERTNGDALLEMARYVVGSRLVANTAVAGIVLWGAYRVADRTLALGVLAAAVLYLRRLYDPIDRLGMFLNSYQSAAASLEKIAGLLAQTPSVPEPSAPKELPAPASEHPGREVVFEGVRFAYRTGGEVLPRFDLTIPAGQTVAVVGSTGAGKSTLAKLLARFYDASDGRVLLDGTDLRDLAVPELRRGVVMVTQEAFLFSGTVAENIAIGRPEATREEIERAAKAIGAHDFIAALPDGYDTDVRKRGGRISAGQRQLVAFARALLADPAVLILDEATSSLDVPGERAVQRAMATVLKGRTAVVIAHRLSTVEIADRVLVMEHGRIVEDGAPDELIAGSGRFADLHRAWRDSLA comes from the coding sequence ATGACCGCGCCCACGGCCACCGCGCCGGACAGGGGACGACCGCGGGACGAGGACCCGGCGGCCGAGGCGGAGACCCGCGCGGCCGACGACCTCTTCGACCGGGACGTCCTGCCCAGCCCGCCGGGCGCCACCGCCGCCCTGCTGCGCTCCCTGCTGGCCCCCCGCAAGGCACGCGTCGCCCTCACCACCTTCCTCCTGCTCCTCCAGCAGGCGGCCGTGCAGGCGGGCCCGCTGCTGGTGGCGTACGCCATCGACCGGGCCGTGCCGGCGCTGCGGGCGGACGACCACGGTCCGCTGATCGCGGTGGGCACCGGGTACCTGCTGTGCTCGCTGGCCGCGGGCGGGCTGCAGTACGCGTTCGTGGCCGCCGCGGCCCGGGTCAGCCAGGACGTGCTGCTGGACCTCAGGGGCCGGATCTTCCGGCACGCGCAGGCGCTGAGCGTCGACTTCCACGAGCGCTACACCTCGGGCCGGCTCATCTCCCGCTCCACCACGGACGTGGAGTCGCTGCGCGAGCTGCTGGACGAGGGCCTGCAGGAGCTCGTGACGGTCGTCCTCTCCTTCGTCTACATCGCGGCGCTGCTGCTCTGGCTGGATCCCGGGCTGGGCGGCGTCGCGGTGGCCTCGTTCGTGCCGCTGTACGCGCTGGTACGGCTGTACCAGCGACGCGCGGGACGGGTGTACCGGCAGCGGTCCACGGCGATCGCGGCGGTGATCGTGAAGTTCGTGGAGACGATGAACGGCATCCGGCCGGTGCGCGCCTTCCGCCGCGAGGCCGCCAACGACGCCGACTTCGCGGCCCTGAACCGGCGCCACGAGCGGACCAACGGCGACGCGCTCCTGGAGATGGCCCGCTACGTCGTCGGCTCGCGGCTGGTCGCCAACACCGCCGTCGCGGGCATCGTGCTGTGGGGCGCGTACCGCGTCGCGGACCGCACACTGGCGCTCGGCGTACTGGCGGCGGCGGTGCTGTACCTGCGGCGGCTGTACGACCCGATCGACCGCCTCGGCATGTTCCTGAACTCCTACCAGTCGGCGGCGGCCTCCCTGGAGAAGATCGCCGGGCTGCTGGCGCAGACGCCGTCCGTGCCCGAGCCGAGCGCGCCGAAGGAGCTGCCTGCGCCGGCGTCGGAGCACCCCGGCCGCGAGGTCGTCTTCGAGGGGGTCCGCTTCGCCTACCGCACCGGCGGCGAGGTGCTGCCCCGCTTCGACCTGACGATCCCGGCCGGGCAGACGGTCGCCGTCGTCGGATCGACCGGCGCCGGCAAGTCCACGCTGGCGAAGCTGCTCGCCCGGTTCTACGACGCCTCCGACGGGCGGGTCCTGCTGGACGGCACCGATCTGCGCGACCTGGCCGTGCCGGAACTGCGGCGCGGGGTGGTGATGGTGACGCAGGAGGCGTTCCTGTTCTCCGGCACGGTCGCCGAGAACATCGCCATCGGCCGTCCGGAGGCGACGCGGGAGGAGATCGAGCGGGCCGCGAAGGCGATCGGCGCCCACGACTTCATTGCCGCCCTGCCCGACGGCTACGACACCGACGTGCGCAAGCGGGGCGGCCGGATCTCCGCCGGGCAACGGCAGCTCGTGGCCTTCGCCCGGGCGCTGCTCGCGGACCCGGCGGTGCTGATCCTGGACGAGGCGACCAGTTCGCTGGACGTCCCCGGTGAGCGTGCGGTGCAGCGGGCGATGGCGACGGTGCTGAAGGGCCGTACGGCGGTCGTGATCGCGCACCGGCTGTCCACCGTGGAGATCGCCGACCGGGTGCTGGTGATGGAGCACGGCCGGATCGTGGAGGACGGCGCGCCGGACGAACTGATCGCCGGCAGCGGCAGGTTCGCGGATCTGCACCGGGCCTGGCGGGACAGCCTGGCGTGA
- a CDS encoding ABC transporter ATP-binding protein, whose translation MSTTPASAETPTEDRSTVRALLRLWPYVRPVRARLVTAACVAILASCLGLVIPLVLKWMVDGPVADRDPAGVWLGALYLLLLGLAEALLFGLRRWLVARPLSAVEAGMRADLYRHLQRLPVAFHDRWASGQLLSRGTTDLMLLRMFLAFPLTFLLVNGVTILVGVGIMLVQDWTLGLVILGPAIPLMIVCGIFEKKYARVARRAQDQVGDLTTVVEESVLGIRIIKGFGRHRSQARAFHELSHTLRGTELRKARLLAAIWAVIVALPEVAIGAALVVGAVQVADGSLSAGTLVAFLSTALALRWPVESIGFLLAMSQEAATATDRYFEVMDAPAEEPGPSAPASPRAAARGDGLRFEGVGFRYPDAPPGSPPLLDRVDLHIRSGESMALVGATGSGKTTLTALVPRLHEVTSGRITLDGEDITALSREELRSMVAVAFEEPTLFSATVGENVLMGAGDGAGEKELGRALAVAQAGFAHDLPQGTGTQVGEQGLSLSGGQRQRLALARAVVGGPRFLVLDDPLSALDVHTEAAVEAALRQVLADTTALIVAHRPSTVLLADRVALLSGGRVTAVGTHQELLRTSAEYAHLMSGTDGHDGHDSRPVLREDREGEGR comes from the coding sequence ATGTCCACGACACCCGCCTCCGCCGAGACCCCCACCGAGGACCGGTCCACCGTTCGCGCGCTGCTGCGGTTGTGGCCCTATGTGCGGCCGGTACGGGCACGGCTGGTGACCGCCGCGTGCGTGGCGATCCTCGCCTCCTGTCTGGGGCTGGTGATCCCGCTCGTCCTGAAGTGGATGGTGGACGGGCCGGTGGCCGACCGCGACCCGGCCGGTGTGTGGCTCGGGGCGCTGTACCTGCTGCTGCTCGGGCTCGCGGAGGCCCTGCTGTTCGGGCTGCGGCGGTGGCTGGTGGCCCGGCCGCTGTCGGCGGTCGAGGCGGGGATGCGGGCGGACCTGTACCGGCACCTGCAGCGGCTCCCGGTGGCCTTCCACGACCGGTGGGCTTCGGGGCAGCTGCTGTCGCGCGGGACGACGGACCTGATGCTGCTGCGCATGTTCCTCGCCTTTCCGCTGACGTTCCTGCTGGTCAACGGCGTGACGATCCTCGTCGGCGTGGGCATCATGCTGGTCCAGGACTGGACGCTGGGCCTGGTGATCCTCGGGCCGGCCATCCCCTTGATGATCGTGTGCGGGATCTTCGAGAAGAAGTACGCGCGGGTCGCGCGGCGGGCGCAGGACCAGGTCGGGGATCTGACGACCGTGGTCGAGGAGAGCGTCCTCGGCATCCGGATCATCAAGGGCTTCGGACGGCACCGCAGCCAGGCCCGGGCCTTCCACGAGCTGTCCCACACGCTGCGGGGGACGGAGCTGCGCAAGGCGCGGCTGCTGGCGGCGATCTGGGCGGTCATCGTCGCGCTGCCGGAGGTGGCGATCGGGGCGGCGCTGGTGGTCGGGGCGGTGCAGGTCGCGGACGGGTCGCTGTCGGCGGGGACGCTGGTGGCGTTCCTGTCCACGGCGCTGGCCCTGCGGTGGCCCGTCGAGTCGATCGGCTTCCTGCTGGCGATGAGCCAGGAGGCGGCGACGGCCACGGACCGGTACTTCGAGGTGATGGACGCGCCGGCCGAGGAGCCGGGGCCGTCCGCACCGGCGTCACCGCGTGCCGCCGCGCGGGGGGACGGCCTGCGGTTCGAGGGCGTCGGCTTCCGCTACCCCGACGCGCCGCCCGGCTCCCCGCCCCTCCTCGACCGCGTCGACCTGCACATCCGGTCCGGCGAGTCCATGGCCCTGGTCGGGGCCACCGGCAGCGGCAAGACGACGCTGACCGCGCTCGTCCCCCGGCTGCACGAGGTGACCTCCGGGCGGATCACGCTGGACGGCGAGGACATCACCGCCCTGTCCCGCGAGGAGCTGCGCTCCATGGTCGCCGTGGCCTTCGAGGAGCCCACCCTCTTCTCGGCGACCGTCGGGGAGAACGTGCTGATGGGGGCGGGTGACGGCGCCGGCGAGAAGGAGCTGGGGCGGGCGCTGGCCGTGGCGCAGGCCGGCTTCGCGCACGACCTCCCCCAGGGCACCGGAACCCAGGTCGGGGAGCAGGGGCTCAGCCTCTCCGGCGGCCAGCGCCAACGCCTCGCGCTCGCCCGGGCGGTGGTCGGCGGGCCGAGGTTCCTCGTCCTGGACGACCCGCTCTCCGCGCTGGACGTGCACACGGAGGCCGCCGTGGAGGCCGCCCTGCGGCAGGTCCTCGCGGACACCACCGCGCTGATCGTGGCGCACCGCCCTTCCACGGTCCTGCTCGCCGACCGCGTCGCCCTGCTCTCGGGGGGCCGCGTCACCGCCGTCGGCACCCACCAGGAACTGCTGCGCACCAGCGCCGAGTACGCCCACCTGATGTCCGGGACCGACGGGCACGACGGGCACGACAGCCGTCCGGTTCTCCGGGAAGACCGGGAAGGAGAGGGCCGATGA
- a CDS encoding sulfatase family protein, with the protein MPEMSRRVFGGLLGGGAVTAVAGTSASAASAPAERPFRARPGAPGRRGRPNVLFILGDDLGWADLSSYGAPHIRTPHLDRLAAQGVRFTQAYAGSATCSPTRFSLYTGRYPGRTEGGLAEPLGDRSQGLDPDHPTLASLLKGAGYATALIGKWHCGWLPDHSPTRSGWDEFFGNFGGALEYFSKLGQLGDYDLYEGDATYQDLRYYTTVLTERAVEYVGRDHDRPWLLNLNYTTPHWPWLTEDDAGKGAEIAAEIRSGNVLGALLHRDGGSVEKYQEMVENLDASVGEVLAALRRTGQEENTIVVFASDNGGERFSYQWPLSGGKSELLEGGIRVPTLLRWPARVDGRQVSHEPVYSPDWTATLLELGGARPDPAYPLDGHSLAGYLLRGEEVPERDLFWRVRGNRALRRGDWKYYRDADGRDHLYDLGADAREQADLAAERPRLLAELRAAWEKVDGGLLPYPAA; encoded by the coding sequence ATGCCTGAGATGTCCCGTCGTGTCTTCGGCGGCCTGCTCGGCGGCGGCGCGGTGACGGCCGTGGCCGGCACGTCCGCGTCCGCCGCGTCCGCTCCCGCCGAACGCCCCTTCCGGGCCCGGCCCGGCGCCCCCGGGCGGCGCGGACGCCCCAACGTCCTGTTCATCCTGGGCGACGACCTCGGCTGGGCCGACCTGTCCTCCTACGGCGCGCCGCACATCCGCACGCCCCACCTGGACCGGCTCGCCGCGCAGGGCGTCCGCTTCACGCAGGCCTACGCGGGGTCGGCGACCTGCTCGCCGACCCGGTTCAGCCTGTACACGGGCCGCTATCCGGGGCGTACGGAGGGCGGGCTGGCCGAGCCCCTCGGCGACCGCTCCCAGGGCCTGGACCCGGACCACCCCACACTGGCGTCCCTGCTGAAGGGGGCGGGCTACGCCACCGCCCTGATCGGCAAGTGGCACTGCGGATGGCTGCCGGACCACAGCCCCACCCGGTCCGGCTGGGACGAGTTCTTCGGCAACTTCGGCGGTGCGCTGGAGTACTTCTCCAAGCTGGGCCAGCTGGGCGACTACGACCTGTACGAGGGCGACGCCACCTACCAGGACCTGCGCTACTACACCACCGTCCTCACCGAGCGCGCCGTCGAGTACGTCGGCCGCGACCACGACCGCCCCTGGCTGCTCAACCTCAACTACACCACCCCGCACTGGCCGTGGCTCACCGAGGACGACGCGGGCAAGGGCGCGGAGATCGCCGCGGAGATCCGCTCCGGGAACGTGCTGGGCGCGCTGCTGCACCGCGACGGCGGCTCGGTGGAGAAGTACCAGGAGATGGTCGAGAACCTGGACGCCTCGGTCGGCGAGGTCCTCGCCGCGCTGCGCCGCACGGGCCAGGAGGAGAACACGATCGTGGTCTTCGCCAGCGACAACGGCGGCGAGCGCTTCTCCTACCAGTGGCCGCTCAGCGGCGGCAAGTCCGAGCTGCTGGAGGGCGGCATCCGGGTGCCGACCCTCCTGCGCTGGCCGGCCCGCGTCGACGGCCGGCAGGTCAGCCACGAGCCCGTGTACTCGCCGGACTGGACGGCGACCCTGCTGGAGCTCGGCGGCGCCCGGCCGGACCCGGCGTACCCGCTGGACGGCCACAGCCTGGCCGGCTACCTCCTGCGCGGCGAAGAGGTGCCCGAGCGCGACCTGTTCTGGCGGGTTCGGGGCAACCGGGCGCTGCGCCGGGGTGACTGGAAGTACTACCGCGACGCGGACGGCAGGGACCACCTGTACGACCTCGGTGCCGACGCCCGCGAGCAGGCCGACCTGGCCGCCGAACGGCCCCGGCTGCTGGCCGAACTGCGGGCGGCCTGGGAGAAGGTGGACGGCGGCCTGCTGCCCTACCCGGCGGCCTGA
- a CDS encoding putative leader peptide yields the protein MRSPAARRCVGVALVARRHVDLCRHSSAVCR from the coding sequence ATGAGGTCTCCCGCTGCCCGCCGGTGCGTGGGCGTCGCGCTCGTGGCGCGACGCCACGTCGACCTGTGCCGGCACTCCAGCGCCGTCTGTCGCTGA